The sequence below is a genomic window from Providencia rettgeri.
TATGCAGGGGTAGTTTATTTATCAGGGCAAGTACCTAATGACCTAACCGGTGACATAACTCAACAAACATTTGAGGTTTTAGCGAAAATTGATTCTTTACTTGCTGCAAGCGACAGTAATAAAACTCGAATTCTATCTGCTCAAGTTTGGATTAAAGATATGGCAAGGGATTTTTCAGCGTTTAACGCTGTATGGGAAGAATGGATGCCCGTTGAAAACAGCCCAGCCCGCGCTGCTGTTGAAGCTAATATGGCTCGAGACCAAGTGCTTGTTGAAATAATGGTAACAGCCGCTAAATTTTAATATTACATTTAATAATAGCAGTGAGGTCTTATAATAAAAATCTACTGCTTTTATTCGTTCTTTTTTAATTCATCCTATCAAATAGTCCCTCACTATATTTTAATTTAACAAATATACTCAATCCTATTACGAAGAATAATATTTTATTATTTCTCTCATTAACTAGTATTATTTTTATAAACATAAAAATCACAAGACTGTTATTAATTAATAATTGGAGAAATAAAATGAACGAAACTGTGATTGAATATATTTTATCTAAACTATATGACTTAGGAATTGAAGATATTTTTGGTGTACCAGGTGATTATTCCTTTCCTATTAATGATACGGTTTGTACAACGCCTTATTTACGTTGGGTTGGTAACTGCAATGAGCTCAATGCAGCCTATGCCGCCGATGGGTATGCAAGAATAAAAGGAATGGCCGCATTATCAACAACATTTGGTGTTGGCGAGCTAAGTGCGCTAAATGCAATAGCGGGCTCTTTTGCAGAAAGATTACCGATATTTCATTTAGTTGGGATGCCACCAAGTCAATCACAACAAAACCAACGCATTGCTCATCACACACTAGGAAATGGAAACTATGATGCATTTTATAAAATGAGCCAGCATATTGTCTGTGCTCATGCCATCATTACCCCTGAAAACTGTATTGAAGAGACTGAACGGTTAATCATATGCGCCTTACATGAACGCCGACCAGTTTATTTTGGATTACCTGCTGATTATGCAATGCAGCCTATTATCAAACAAACTAATACATCCTTATCATTTGCCCCCAAAAGCTGTTTAAAAACGTTAAAAACGACAGTTAATCTGATAATTAATAAATTAATTAATAGCAAACAAGCCTGCCTATTAGCTGGCTCTATCTCTTTACGTTTAGGGTTAGAAAAAAATTTACAAGACCTGATTGAACATACCCAAATTCCCTATACAACCCTCTTTATGGATAAGAGCGTGTTAGATGAAACTAACACACAATATATGGGAATGTATGCAGGTGATTTTATCAATCCACAAGTGACTTCATTTGTAGAAAGTTGTGATTGTATTTTAAATTTCGGCACAATTATGTCAGATTTTAATACGGCTTGTTATACCTCAAATATTAAAGCTGAAAACATCATCCATATTATGGATAACTACGTAATTATAGATGACCAATGCTACAATAATATTTATATGAAGGATATTCTTCTAGCCTTAAAGAATAATCTAATATCTCCTACTCATTATCCTTTTAGTCAAAATTCATTCCCAAGAGCACAATCACTTGGGGAGCCAATAGTTTCAGCCACAAAAGAAATAACGGAAACATTCTTATACCCTCGATTAGAAAAAATGCTCAAACCTAACGATATGATATTTGGTGATATAGGCACATTCACCATGGGCTTAGCATTTGCACTTTTACCTAAAGGGGCGTCTTTTCAAACGCAATCTTTATGGGGATCAATTGGTTGGGCGACGCCTGCCGCATTAGGTGCAGCCTTAGCATCTCCCTCTCGTCGTATTATTTTAATAACCGGTGAAGGTGCTCATCAATTAACTATGCAAGAAATTAGTCAATTTTCACGATTTGGATTAAAACCCATTATTTTTGTTCTAAATAACGATGGCTACCTTATCGAGCGACTATTTTGTCGAGAACCTGAATATTATTATAACGATGTTGCTAAATGGAATTATGCACAGCTACCTTCGGCACTTGGGTGTGATGATTGGTATTGTAAAAAAGTAACAACCTGC
It includes:
- a CDS encoding RidA family protein; this encodes MSIKRNNPKPRLADSVEYAGVVYLSGQVPNDLTGDITQQTFEVLAKIDSLLAASDSNKTRILSAQVWIKDMARDFSAFNAVWEEWMPVENSPARAAVEANMARDQVLVEIMVTAAKF
- a CDS encoding alpha-keto acid decarboxylase family protein — encoded protein: MNETVIEYILSKLYDLGIEDIFGVPGDYSFPINDTVCTTPYLRWVGNCNELNAAYAADGYARIKGMAALSTTFGVGELSALNAIAGSFAERLPIFHLVGMPPSQSQQNQRIAHHTLGNGNYDAFYKMSQHIVCAHAIITPENCIEETERLIICALHERRPVYFGLPADYAMQPIIKQTNTSLSFAPKSCLKTLKTTVNLIINKLINSKQACLLAGSISLRLGLEKNLQDLIEHTQIPYTTLFMDKSVLDETNTQYMGMYAGDFINPQVTSFVESCDCILNFGTIMSDFNTACYTSNIKAENIIHIMDNYVIIDDQCYNNIYMKDILLALKNNLISPTHYPFSQNSFPRAQSLGEPIVSATKEITETFLYPRLEKMLKPNDMIFGDIGTFTMGLAFALLPKGASFQTQSLWGSIGWATPAALGAALASPSRRIILITGEGAHQLTMQEISQFSRFGLKPIIFVLNNDGYLIERLFCREPEYYYNDVAKWNYAQLPSALGCDDWYCKKVTTCEELNDTLLHIETLETAAYIEIITDRYDASKYLVKMGEAITSIY